Within Pangasianodon hypophthalmus isolate fPanHyp1 chromosome 11, fPanHyp1.pri, whole genome shotgun sequence, the genomic segment acgaCGTGCAAGTGGAGTGTCTCTACCACCCTGAAGTGCACTATTTTTGTACAACAGCACagtctgtcatgtgttattccgctcatgccacagtgatttgccaaatTACAATTTCTAATCTAATAATGTACAAAACACTGCATTGTACTGGTttttagttagatttaatgttgggGAACGTCTGAGAGACACGTTAGTTCCGGGTATAGCTGAGAAAAAAGTCATTCCATcaccaccctctctctctctctctctctctctctcaggagaaaataaaaaaagtggattgtcattttacagagaaaccggaaagtgaAAACACAGACTTTCCTGAGCCAGGAACCTTTGCAAAGCTCTGtgactgttgcaaagcgctTACACTTGAGActccataaataaatatgtcCTAAACCGAGCGCATTGATATTAACCTATGGGTCATGTTACAGTCGGAACTACTTTCTtgttgttatatgaaaataatgaacagcttctgaccaatcagattcgagcattcaacatATACAAATAATCCAGGCCAGGCGCTTCACACCAACCCGGCgcggattatttttctataacagcacaccccgttATGTGTTATTCCCTACATATCAGttcataaaaaacacaaaaactgaaGTACAAGTCTGAGTTTGcgttaaatataataaatttaatgaaaTGCAGAGCGGTGCTGGTCATTACAATGTTAGCCTACATGTCCTATTAATTTCAGTCTGTACTGCGACGCCCGAAGTCCACCCAGCCCTGATAGTCTGAAATGCAGTCGTCCCGCTGGATAATTTCTGTCAAAACATCAAAAAGGACAAGACTCAGACATGAATGAGGGACGAAACAAGCGTGAAGATAATCTCCATCCACGAACACTTACCCGACAGAGCTTGCAGTATCTGTTTGGATGTAAACCTTCGCTGGTCCTCTGGTAAAGGCGCAAAACGCTCCTCTCGCGCGCCGCGACTCTGAGCGCCTCTCTGCACCTGCAGCCCCCTGATCTCGCGAGATTCCGACACTTCCTGTGCCTCGTGCGCTGTCGGAAACCCCGGCGAGCCCGTGCACATGCACGCCATCGCCGCAATCACCACAAAACTGAGCACTTTGAAAGTCGCAGTCATGCCTGCGGCGAAACGCGGCTCTTTAG encodes:
- the LOC117598433 gene encoding uncharacterized protein LOC117598433 isoform X2, whose amino-acid sequence is MTATFKVLSFVVIAAMACMCTGSPGFPTAHEAQEVSESREIRGLQVQRGAQSRGAREERFAPLPEDQRRFTSKQILQALSEIIQRDDCISDYQGWVDFGRRSTD
- the LOC117598433 gene encoding uncharacterized protein LOC117598433 isoform X1; this encodes MCYLFLLTKEPRFAAGMTATFKVLSFVVIAAMACMCTGSPGFPTAHEAQEVSESREIRGLQVQRGAQSRGAREERFAPLPEDQRRFTSKQILQALSEIIQRDDCISDYQGWVDFGRRSTD